Genomic window (Rathayibacter sp. VKM Ac-2760):
AGACGACGGCGGCGATCGAGGCGGCGGGCGCGTCGGCGAGCGAGGCGAGCAGCTCCGGCGCGAACGGCAGGCAGGCGACGGTGGCGGCGAGGCAGCCGATCCAGGTCATCGTCATCGCGTCGACGTGCGCGAGCAGGCGCTTCTGCAGCGTCGCGGCGCCGCCGTAGAGGACGGCGGCGGCGAGGCCGAGGACGACGCCGATCACGTCGAACTGCCCCGACGAGGTCGAGAACGCGATCACCGCGACTCCGGCGAGCGCCACCGCCATGCCGCCGAGCAGCCGGCGCGGGAAGCCCTCGCCGAGCAGGAGGCCCGCGAGGAGCGCCGTGATCATCGGCGCGATGTTGACCAGGAGCGCGGCGGTACCCGCGTCGACGTGCCGCTCGGCCGCGTTGAGCGCGAGGTTGTAGAGGCCGAACCAGGCGACGCCCCAGACGAGCACCAGGAGGAGGATCCGGCCGCGCGGCACCCGGCTGCGCTCCGGCCGCTCGCCGCTCCTGCGGGCCGTGATCACGAGCCGCACCGTCGTCAGCGCGATCGACCCCACCACGATCCGGCCGAGCGTGAGCGCACCCGGGCCGAAGTCGGGCGCGGCGTAGCGGATGCCGACGAACGCCGACGCCCAGAGCAGCACCGTCACGGCGATGGCGCTCCAGAGGAGGACGGCCCCGCGCTGCGTCGAGTCGGCGGGGGCGTGCGCGGTGCGGGTCATGCCCCCATCGTGGCGGCTGCCGGCGCTGGCCGGGCGGAGTCCGCCCGGGCCGAGTGCGTCGCGCGCCGCTTCCGGCGCCGGACCGGCCGGTTCGCAGCAGCGGGGAGCACGATGGCCGCGTGACCTCCGTCGAACCCGTGTCCCGCACCGCGCCCGCGCTCGGCGGGCCGCGCATCCTCCGCCAGCGCTGGACCGAGGCGTCCTTCCTGCACTGGCGCGTCGACCCCGCGCTGGTGGCCCCGCACCTGCCGCCGGGAGTGCGGCCGGACGAGCACGACGGCTCCTCCTGGGTGGGTCTCATCCCGTTCCGGCTGTCGCGGACGGCGTTCCGCGGCGGACCGCGCGTGCCCTGGCTCGGCACCTTCCCCGAGGTGAACGTGCGGCTGTACTCGGTGGACGAGCGGGGGCGCCGCGGAGTCGTCTTCGTCTCCCTCGAGGCGTCGCACCTGCTCCCCGTGCTGACCGCGCAGGCCGTGTTCGGGCTGCCCTACCGTTGGGCCCGGATGTCGATCGACCAGCGCCACCGCGCGCTCATCTACACGACCGAGCGGATCAGCGACCCGGCCGCGCGCTCGCGCATCGTCGTCCGGCCGACGCTCGGCACCGACGCCTCCGACGACCCGTTCGCCGCCTTCCTCACCGCGCGCTGGGCCTACCACGAGCGCCACCTCGGCTCGACCTGGTACGGCCGCAACCTGCACCGGCCGTGGCCGCTGCAGCGCGCGGAGCTGCTCGCGCTCGACGACGGGCTGCTCGAGGTCGCGGGCTTCCCGGGGCTGGCGGACCGCGCGCCGGACTCGGTGCTGTACTCCCCGGGCGTGGAGACGGTGTTCACGGTGCCGCGGCGTCTTTAGCGCGGGCGACTTCCCGACCGCTCCACTGCGGGGCGCTCCTCCACAGGATCGATCTCGGCGGGTTCTCTGACTGTCCGGCCGAGGGGCCGCCCGTGTGTCGGTGGTCTGTGGAACCATTCTCGTATGGTCGATTCAGAGGCGGGGGCGCGGCCCCCGACGGTGCGCGAGTGCCTGGACGGGGCGTTCGCCTCGGCCGTCGGCGCGGTGGGCGCGGTCGATGCGTTCCGGGCGCGGGCGGAGGCGCAGCGGGCCGAGCTGATCGAGCTCACGCGGCTCGCGGCGGTGGCGGCGGAGGGGGCCCTGGTCCATCCAGGAGTGAGCAGTCGCGCGGAGCGGCGTGAGGCGGCGCACCGGGCGCTCGTCGCCGAGCTCGCCACCGTGCTGCGGATGTCCGAGTCGCACGCGGCCGGGCTGATCGAGGAGAGTCGTCTGCTCGTCAACGAGCTGCCGCGGACCCTCGCCGCGCTGCGCGACGCGGCGATCTCACCCGAGCACGCGCGGGTGATCCTCCGCGCGGCCGCCGAGCTGCCGCCCGAGGTGCGCGGGCGCCTCGACGAGGAGGCCGCCGTGCTCGCGGCCGACCGCACTCCCCCGCAGCTGCAGCGCCGACTCCGCACGCTCCGCGAGCGGCTCCACCCGGAGTCGCTGACCGAGCGCCACCGGCGCTGCGCCGGGCGGCGAGGCGTCTGGCTGGACGGGGACAGCGACGGCATGGCCACCCTGCTCCTGCACCTCCCCGCGCCCGAGGCGCACGGCGCCTTCGACCGGATCGATCGCGCGGCGCGCTCCCTGCACGAGCTGCCCGGCGAGAAGCGGACGATCGGGCAGCTGCGGGCGGACGTCGGAGCGGCGCTCCTGATCGACGGCGAGACCGTCGGCGCGGATCGACGCGCGACGGGCACCGCCGTCCCGGTCGGGATCCGACCGCGGGTCGCGGTCACCGTCCCCGTCCTCACGCTCCTCGGCCGCTCCGACGAGCCCGGCATCCTCGAGGGCTACGGGCCGATCGACCCCGGGACCGCCCGCCGCCTCGCGGCCGACGCGCCCTCCTTCACGCGGATCCTCACCCATTCGGAGACCGGCACGGTGCTCTCCGTGGGACGCACGTCGTACCGGGTTCCCGCCGACCTGCGGCGCTACCTGCTGCACCGCGACGAGACCTGCCGCTTCCCCGGCTGCACCCGGGCTGCCTCCGCCGGCGACGTCGACCACGGCGTCGAGTGGCAGCACGGCGGCCGCACCGACGCCGACAACCTCGCCCACCTCTGCCGCCACCACCACCGGCTCCGGCACACCACCACCTGGCAGGTCGAGCACCGGCCCGCCGGAGTCCTGCACTGGACGAGCCCGACCGGCCGACGGCACGTCACGCACCCCGCGCGCACCGATCCGCCGGGAGGCCGCGCGGCACCGGTCGGCGAACCGGACGCCGTGAAGGACGAGCCGCCGCCGTTCTGAGGTCGGCCGGGTGTCGGTGCGAGGATCGGAAGGGGACGTGTTCAACGAGAGAACGGGATCGGGGGTCATCGATGATCGCTTCTTCGACCTGCCTGATCGAGGTCGTCCGAGCGGGCTGGGAGATGGACTGCTGCGGTGCGCCGCTCGCAGTCGGGGGCCGGGTGACCTGGTCGCTGCTGGGCTACCCGGCTCGGTCGGGGCGCCCCGAGCAGTACGGCGAGGAGCACCACGACACGTCGCCGAACGCACGGCCGGTGACCGGAACAGTGCGTGGGATCGTCGGCGAGACGGTGCTCGGCAGAATCCCGGCGATCGGCGAGGGCGATGTCCTCGTCCCCGACCCCTCGAAGCGGAGGTTGCAGCGACTCGCGTCCTGGGACCGCTCCACCGGCGGCGCGACCCTCCGCGTCGCCCTCGAGATCGACGCGGACGCCGAGCTCCCGCCGCCGTGGGAGCCGCCGGCTACCGCCCAGGGCGCTCGGACGCCACCGCCCGAGGTCGTCGCCGCTCTGCACGCCCTGCTCGTCCGGATCCACGGCGCCTGGGGCGAACGAGTCCACATCCGGTCCGTCGACCGCGGCAGGAAGGCGAGCATCGTCCCGTCCACCGACGGCGCCGGCGGCCTGCACTGGGCGCTCGGACCGGAAAACCTCGTCGTCAACCTCGGCTACGACCGCGTGATCCTGCCCGGCGATCTCGACGGCGTCGCCCGGCTCGAGGTCCTCGCCGACGAGGTCGCCCGCGGAGTCGTCCGTCAGGACCCGCCGATCACGAGTCAAGGGGTCCTGCTGATGCCCGCGCGCAGGCGTAGGGTTCCCACTTCGGCCTGGTGAGACACTCGGCTCCCGCACTCGGCCTCCACGACCAGCAGAGGACGAACCACATGCCCACGACTCCGACCGCCGTGCTCTTCGACATCGACGGCACGCTCGCGGACACCAACTTCCTGCACGTGGAGGCCTGGTCGCGCGCGTTCTGGCAGGCCGACCTCGACGTGGCGACCTGGCGGATCCAGCGCGCCATCGGCGCCGACGCGTCGGAGCTGCTCGACATGCTCCTCGAGGACGACGTCGACGACGACGCGCGCACCCTGGTGAAGGGCCTGCACGCGAAGAACTACGCCGAGGCGTCCGCTCGGATAGCGCTCCTGCCCGGAGCGCGCGAGCTCATACAGGCGCTCGTCGAGCGGGGCGTCCGCGTGGTCCTCGCGACGTCCGCGCCGCAGAACGAGCTGGACGTCCTGCTCGACGTCCTCGACCTCGGCGACGCGGTGCACGCGGTCGCGAGCGGTGAGGACGTCGAGACCGCGAAGCCGTCGCCCGACGTCATCGGCATCGCGCTCGAGCGGGCCGGTGTCTCGGTCGACCGCGCGATCATGGTCGGCGACGCGACCTGGGACGTGATCGCCGCCGAGCGGGCCGGCCTCGCGACCGTCGCCGTGCAGTCCGGCGGCACCGGGGAGCAGGAGCTGCGCGAGGCCGGCGCGGTCGCGGTCTACGAGGACGCGGCGGCGATCCTCGCCGACCTGGAGGGCGGACCGCTGGCGAGCCTCCTGCGCTGACCCCGAGAGGAGCGCTGGAGGCCCGCGCCGAGGTCAGCTCTGCGGGCGCCGCCGCAGCAGGAGCAGCGTGATCCCCACCGCCGCGACGACGGCGACGAGCGCGCCGCCGATCCAGAGCACGTCGCCGAGAAGCGCCGGGTCCGAGCCGGTCGACGCCTCGTCCGCGGTCGGCGCCGAGGCGTCCGAGACCGCCACCGTGCCGTTGCAGTCGGGCACCGACTCCGAGCCCTCGGCGAGCGCGACGTCCGCTCCGGGCTGCCAGTCGAAGCCGTACTGACCGGAGACCGGGTGCCCGTCGGTCGAGACGACCTGCCAGGTCACCTCGTAGGCACCGGCCGCGCCGAGCTCGAGCGGCATCGACGCCTCCGGACCGACGACGCTCACGCAGCCGTCGCCGTAGTAGAGGCCGTCGGGCCCGACGACGCGCAGAGCTGCGGCGGCTCCGTCGTTGCCGAGGACCAGCAGGTCGTCGTTCGTCGTCAGGACCATCGTCCCGGGCTGCTCCGTCACCGTCGAGTCCGCCGCGGGAGTGGTGGACACGAGGTAGTTGTGCGCGCTGGCGGGCGCCGCCACCGCGACCGAGCCGAGGAGCCCGATCGCGGTGGCGGCGAGGACGAGGCGTCCGCCCTTCCGGTGAGCGAGCGTCACGCGGACGCCTTCGGGCTGCGGCGGCGCGAGGCGAGCCCGAAGGCGACGCCGACGGCACCGAGGACGAGCCCGCCGACGCCGAGGACGCGGGCGATCACGTCGTCGCCCTGACCGGTGGCGGTGGTCGCGGAGGCGGTCGTCGCGACCGCGTCGTCACCGTCGCCGTCGTCGTCAGCGGCCCCGGCGTCGTGGTGGCCGGAGCCCGCCATCGCGGCGGTCACCGCGACGGTCGGCGCGGGCAGCTCGGGCTCGGCCTCGCCCTCGACGGTCGGCTGGTCCCACGCGGTCGAGCCGGTCTCGCAGGTCTGCAGCACCGGGAACTCGAGGGTCGAGCCGGCCGCGTCCTCCGGCAGCTGCAGCTGGAGCGAGACGGTGTCGCGGTAGCCGTCGGCGAGCGCGGTCTTCGCGGTGTAGACGACGTCGGACACGCGCTCGGTCGCGGTGTTGCCGTGCGCGTCGGTCACCGGGTCGGCGATCGCGACCTCGTTCTTCACGACGTCCCAGTTGGGGTTCACGGTCGGGCTGACCGAGTTGATCCCCTCGGGGATGGTGATGCTGAGACCGGTCGTCGGCGAGCCCTCGCAGCCGTGCGCGAGCGAGAAGGTCACGACGGTGTACGAGCCGGCGGCCGTGCTCGACGCCGCGGCGGTGACGTGCGCGCTCGCGGCGGTCGGAGCGGCCAGGGCGAGGGCGACGGAGCCCGCGGCGACGAGCGCACCGCCGCCGACGAGGCGGACGCGGGAGGAGAAGGAGGAGGAAGAGGAAGCGGTACGGGTGGTGGTCATGATCGTGAGGAGTCCTAGCGGGAGTCGGCGCCTCACCGAGAGGTCGGCGCCGAGAAGGGTGAGGGCGCAGCGCGGGGTCGCAGTGCGCACGGGCCCACCTCGCCCTCCCGATCGGGAGGACGTCAGACGGCGGGCAGGGCGCGCGCGGGCGGGCCGCGGTGCCGCAGGATCCGCAGGACCGCGTCGAGGGCGCGGGGCGCGCTCGGCTCGACGGAGCCGAGGACGGCCACCGTGCGGCCGCGCGGCGCCAGGAGGGCCGAGGCGCGCGCGACCAGGCGGACCACGATCCGCAGCACGCTCGTGCCGAGGGTCCAGAAGACGCGCTCGCCGTGGCGGAGCGCCGCGACGGTGACGACGGCGGCGACCAGGTGCGAGAGGAGCATCGGCAGCGTGTGCGCGGCGTGACCCGACGCCCCGGCGATCAGCTCGACCGTGCCGCCGCCGTGGAAGTGGCCGCCGGCGGTGGTGCCGGCGACGCTGACGTCGCCGCCTCCGCCGGTCACCAGGAAGAGGGAGTGGTAGGCCAGCTGGCTGAGCAGCACCGCCACCGCGAGCCGCGCGAGCGACAGCGTGCGACCGGAGAGCAGGACGCAGACGACGGCCGCGAAGGCGGTGGCGAGCGCGAGGATCGCCGGAGCGGGGGCCTCGGCGCCGGCCAGCGTGTGCGAGGCGGCGGCGGTCGCGGTCGCGGCGACGGCGGCGACGACTCCGCGTGCCACCCGTGCCCCTCGCGTCTGCATCCGCCCGACTCCTGGTCTCTCGTGCCGCGCTGCGTGCGCGGGCCGAGGTCAAGGGTAATCGCCCCGCCGTCGCCGTTATGAACCCGTGACCGGATTGCTCCGATCGATTCCAAACCCCCTCGGGGAGGGCTCCGAAGACTGTTCAACGGCCGCGAAACGGTCCACACACAGACAGGTCCTCCGCAACTCGTGGGGGCCGTATCACGAAGGAGAATCCCCATGCGATCCACCAAGCGCACCGCCCTCGCCGCATTCGCTCTGCTCGGCACCGCCGCCCTCGGCCTCACCGCCTGCTCCTCCGGCGCCGGCACCACCGACGCCGCGAGCGAGACGTCCTCCCCCATGTCGACCCCGATGATGACCGAGTCGGCCACCCCCATGGCGACCATGGACCCGGCCGCCAACCTCGTCGGCTCCGGCTGCGCCGCGTACGCCGAGCAGGTCCCGGACGGCGCCGGCTCGGTCGGCGGAATGGCGCTCGACCCGGTGGCCACCGCCGCGTCGAACAACCCGCTGCTCAAGACCCTGACCGCTGCGGTCTCCGGTCAGCTCAACCCCGACGTCAACCTCGTCGACACGCTGAACGGCAGCGAGTTCACCGTCTTCGCCCCCGTCGACGACGCGTTCGCCAAGCTCGACGCCGCCACCCTCGCCACGCTGGCGACCCCCGAGGGAGCGGCCACGCTCTCCTCGATCCTCACCTACCACGTCGTCCCCGGCCAGATCGCCCCTGACGACATCGACGGCACCCACGCCACCGTCCAGGGCGGCGACGTCACCGTCACCGGTTCCGGCGACGACATCAAGGTGAACGACGCCTCGGTCATCTGCGGCGGCGTCCAGACCGCCAACGCGACCGTGTACCTCATCGACACGGTTCTGACCCCCCCGGCCTCCTAAGCCACAAGCAAGAAACGCCGAAGGGCGGGCACCCACCGGGTGTCCGCCCTTCGGCGTTTCCTGCGTGAGCAGAGGGACGGTGATTACTCGCCCGTGCTGATCTCCGCCAGCACCCGGTCGCCCGGGTACGCCTGGATCATGTCGGCGCGGATCTCGGCGCGCTCGAGCAGCTCCTCCATGCGGTGGCGGCGGTTGCGGGTGATCAGCGTGACGACCGTGCCCTTCTTGCCCGCGCGGCCGGTGCGGCCGGAGCGGTGCAGGTAGGTCTTGTACTCGTCGGGCGCGTCGGCCTGGATGACCAGGTCGATGTCGTCGACGTGGATGCCGCGCGCGGCGACGTCGGTCGCGACGAGGACGTCGACCCGGCCGCTGGTGAGCAGCGCGAGGTTGCGGGTGCGGCGCGACTGGTTGAGGTCGCCGTGCAGGCTGGTCGCGGGGATGTCGGCGTGCTCGAGCTGCTCGGCGAGCTGCTCGGCGAAGGCGCGGGTGCGGGCGAAGATCAGCGTCTTGCCCGCGCGGGCCGCGAGCTCCTCGATGATCGCGCCCTTGTCGCGGTGCTCGATCAGCAGGACGCGGTGGTCGATGCTCGAGGACGCCTGGTCCTCGCCCGCGACCTCGTGCACGCTCGGCTCGACGAGGAACTCGTCGACGAGCGTCGCGACGCCCTTGTCCAGCGTCGCCGAGAAGAGCAGGCGCTGGCCGCCGCGCTTGGTCTGGCGGAGGATCCGCTGCACGGGCTCGAGGAAGCCGAGGTCGCACATGTGGTCGGCCTCGTCGAGGACGGTCACGGAGATGGTCGAGAGGTCGAGGCGACCCTGCTCGATCAGGTCCTCGAGGCGGCCCGGCGTGGCGATGATGATGTCGACACCGCGCTGGAGGGCGCCGACCTGCTTGTACTGCGGGACGCCGCCGAAGATCGTGGCGGTGAACAGGCCCACCGAGCGCGCGATCGGCTGGATGGTGCGGTCGATCTGCATCGCCAGCTCGCGGGTCGGCGCGAGGATGAGCGCGCGCGGCGCGCGACCGGGCTTGCGGCCCTTCGCTCCGTCGTTCTCCATCAGGCGCTCGACGACGGGCGCGCCGAACGCGATCGTCTTGCCGGAGCCCGTCTTGCCGCGGCCGAGGACATCCTTGCCTGCGAGGACCTCGGGGATCGTCGCGGCCTGGATCGGGAACGGCGAGGCCGCGCCCATCTGGGTCAGCTGGCGGACGATGTTCGCGCCGAGACCGAGGTCGCCGAAGCTGACGCCCTCGACGTCGACGGCGAGCGTGGCGGTCGCCTCGAGGCGCTCGAGCACGACGTCGTCGGCCTGGTGCGAGGCGCGGCCGTCGCGCTTGGGGTAGAAGTCCGAGCCGGAGTCGCGGCGCGGGCCGCGGTCGGCGCGGTCGTAGCCGCCGCGGGCGGGGCGCTCGGTGCCGCGGTCGAAGCCGCGCGACGGGCGCTCGGTGCGGTCGGAGCTGCGCGCGGGGCGGTCGGTGCGGTCGAAGCTGCGCGCGGGGCGAGCATCGCGGTCGTTCGTGCGGGCGGGGCGGGCGTCGCGGTCGAACGAGCGCGCCGGACGGTCCGTGCGGTCGAAGCTGCGCGCCGGGCGGTCGCTGCGGTCGTAGGAACGCGCCGGACGGTCGTCGCGGTCGTTCGAGCGCGCCGGACGGGCGTCACGGTCGTACGAGCGGGCCGGGCGGTCGGTGCGGTCGAAGCTGCGCGCGGGACGGTCGCTGCGGTCGAAGGAACGCGCCGGACGGTCGTCGCGGTCGTTCGAACGGGCCGGACGGTCGGTCCGGTCGTAGGAGCGGGCCGGACGCGCGTCGCGGTCGTAGCTGCGCGCGGGGCGGTCGGTGCCGCGGTCGTACGAACGGGCGGGGCGCTCGTCGCGGTCGTTCGAGCGCGCGGGGCGGTCGCTCCGGTCGTAGGAGCGGGCGGGGCGGTCGTCGCGGTCGTAGCTGCGGGCCGGGCGGGACTCTCCGCGGTCGCTGCCGCGGGACTCGCCGCGGTTCTCTCCCCGCTCCGTCAGCTTCGCAGCGCGCTCCTCGGCGTTCCAGCGGGCCTTCTTGGGCGCGTTCTCGTCGACGGGGCGGTAGCCGCGGTGACCCTCGCTGCGGGAGCCGGACTGGGGCGCGGCGAAGCGCGGGCGGCCGCCGAGCTGGGACTTGCCGCTCGAGGCGCCGAAGCGGTTCGGCTCGAAGTTCTTGGCGGGGCGTCCGCCGGCGGGCTTCTTGTTCTTGGGCATGGCTGCTTCCTGGGTTCAGGTCTTGCGCGAGCAGGCACACGCCGATCGGCCACCCTCGTGGGGTGCGAACGGACGGAGCACTGCGGGAACCCGGGTGAGTCGCTGCTCTGAGACGCTGACCGGGGCCGATTCACACATGTGATTCATCTCGCGACGACTGTCGGAGATCCGGCCCGCTTGACTGACAAACCCATCCGCGCGGCGACGCACGGAGTCAAGAGCCGACCATGAGAGTTTACACGCGACCCCGGGCGCTGGCTAGGGCTCGGGCCTGGCTAGGGCTCGGGCCTGGCTAGGGCTCGGGCCTGGCTAGGGCAGGCTCCTCAGCTCGACGCCCGCCGCGCGCGGTACGCCGCGACGTTCGCGCGGTTGCCGCAGTTGCCGGTGTCGCAGTAGCGCTTCGAGCGGTTGCGGGAGAAGTCGACCAGCACCGCCTCGCAGTCCTCCGCCGCGCAGACGCGGATGCGCTCGCGCTCGTCGCCGCGGATCACGTCGACGAACGCCATCGCGGCCTCGACCACGATGCGGGTCGCGAGCGGGCTCTCGTCTCGGGTGGCGTGCAGGTGCCAGCCGAAGATGCCGTGCCGCACCAGCTGCGGCAGGGCGCGGCCCTCCTCGAGCATGCCGTTCACCACGGCGACCAGGTCCTCCTCGGCGCGGCTGCGCCAGAGCGAGCGGAGCGGCGCGCGCACGGCCCGGACCGCCTCCAGCTCGGCGGTCGAGTGCTCGCGGCTGCCGGTGTAGCGGTTCTCGAGCAGGAACTCGTCGAGCTGCTCCACGGTCGCCATCTCGTCCTCGCCGGAGTGCGACAGCTCGGGGAGGGTGTTGACGAGCACGGCGGTCGACGTGAGCGCCGCTTCCACGTCATAGGCGAAGACCATGTTGACTCCTGACATCGCGAGCGGTTACTGTCACGAGCATAACGACTTTGACTCCTGAAAGAGGCTGACGTGACTCCCACAGCGCCGCCGCGACAGCTCGGCTCCGGCCTGGCGATGGCCCTCGCCGCGGCCGCCGCCTTCGGGCTGGGCGGCCCCTTCGTGAAGCCGCTGCTCGAGGCGGGCTGGAGCCCCTCCGCGGC
Coding sequences:
- a CDS encoding fasciclin domain-containing protein translates to MRSTKRTALAAFALLGTAALGLTACSSGAGTTDAASETSSPMSTPMMTESATPMATMDPAANLVGSGCAAYAEQVPDGAGSVGGMALDPVATAASNNPLLKTLTAAVSGQLNPDVNLVDTLNGSEFTVFAPVDDAFAKLDAATLATLATPEGAATLSSILTYHVVPGQIAPDDIDGTHATVQGGDVTVTGSGDDIKVNDASVICGGVQTANATVYLIDTVLTPPAS
- a CDS encoding DUF2071 domain-containing protein; this encodes MTSVEPVSRTAPALGGPRILRQRWTEASFLHWRVDPALVAPHLPPGVRPDEHDGSSWVGLIPFRLSRTAFRGGPRVPWLGTFPEVNVRLYSVDERGRRGVVFVSLEASHLLPVLTAQAVFGLPYRWARMSIDQRHRALIYTTERISDPAARSRIVVRPTLGTDASDDPFAAFLTARWAYHERHLGSTWYGRNLHRPWPLQRAELLALDDGLLEVAGFPGLADRAPDSVLYSPGVETVFTVPRRL
- a CDS encoding DEAD/DEAH box helicase, with amino-acid sequence MPKNKKPAGGRPAKNFEPNRFGASSGKSQLGGRPRFAAPQSGSRSEGHRGYRPVDENAPKKARWNAEERAAKLTERGENRGESRGSDRGESRPARSYDRDDRPARSYDRSDRPARSNDRDERPARSYDRGTDRPARSYDRDARPARSYDRTDRPARSNDRDDRPARSFDRSDRPARSFDRTDRPARSYDRDARPARSNDRDDRPARSYDRSDRPARSFDRTDRPARSFDRDARPARTNDRDARPARSFDRTDRPARSSDRTERPSRGFDRGTERPARGGYDRADRGPRRDSGSDFYPKRDGRASHQADDVVLERLEATATLAVDVEGVSFGDLGLGANIVRQLTQMGAASPFPIQAATIPEVLAGKDVLGRGKTGSGKTIAFGAPVVERLMENDGAKGRKPGRAPRALILAPTRELAMQIDRTIQPIARSVGLFTATIFGGVPQYKQVGALQRGVDIIIATPGRLEDLIEQGRLDLSTISVTVLDEADHMCDLGFLEPVQRILRQTKRGGQRLLFSATLDKGVATLVDEFLVEPSVHEVAGEDQASSSIDHRVLLIEHRDKGAIIEELAARAGKTLIFARTRAFAEQLAEQLEHADIPATSLHGDLNQSRRTRNLALLTSGRVDVLVATDVAARGIHVDDIDLVIQADAPDEYKTYLHRSGRTGRAGKKGTVVTLITRNRRHRMEELLERAEIRADMIQAYPGDRVLAEISTGE
- a CDS encoding YcnI family protein, producing MTTTRTASSSSSFSSRVRLVGGGALVAAGSVALALAAPTAASAHVTAAASSTAAGSYTVVTFSLAHGCEGSPTTGLSITIPEGINSVSPTVNPNWDVVKNEVAIADPVTDAHGNTATERVSDVVYTAKTALADGYRDTVSLQLQLPEDAAGSTLEFPVLQTCETGSTAWDQPTVEGEAEPELPAPTVAVTAAMAGSGHHDAGAADDDGDGDDAVATTASATTATGQGDDVIARVLGVGGLVLGAVGVAFGLASRRRSPKASA
- a CDS encoding DMT family transporter, producing MTRTAHAPADSTQRGAVLLWSAIAVTVLLWASAFVGIRYAAPDFGPGALTLGRIVVGSIALTTVRLVITARRSGERPERSRVPRGRILLLVLVWGVAWFGLYNLALNAAERHVDAGTAALLVNIAPMITALLAGLLLGEGFPRRLLGGMAVALAGVAVIAFSTSSGQFDVIGVVLGLAAAVLYGGAATLQKRLLAHVDAMTMTWIGCLAATVACLPFAPELLASLADAPAASIAAVVYLGVFPTAVAFTTWGYVLSRTSAGRTAATTYAVPAVVVLLSWLLLSETPPAAALIGGAIALGGVAVATLRRRPAGV
- a CDS encoding CGNR zinc finger domain-containing protein, whose amino-acid sequence is MVFAYDVEAALTSTAVLVNTLPELSHSGEDEMATVEQLDEFLLENRYTGSREHSTAELEAVRAVRAPLRSLWRSRAEEDLVAVVNGMLEEGRALPQLVRHGIFGWHLHATRDESPLATRIVVEAAMAFVDVIRGDERERIRVCAAEDCEAVLVDFSRNRSKRYCDTGNCGNRANVAAYRARRASS
- a CDS encoding HAD family hydrolase, encoding MPTTPTAVLFDIDGTLADTNFLHVEAWSRAFWQADLDVATWRIQRAIGADASELLDMLLEDDVDDDARTLVKGLHAKNYAEASARIALLPGARELIQALVERGVRVVLATSAPQNELDVLLDVLDLGDAVHAVASGEDVETAKPSPDVIGIALERAGVSVDRAIMVGDATWDVIAAERAGLATVAVQSGGTGEQELREAGAVAVYEDAAAILADLEGGPLASLLR
- a CDS encoding HNH endonuclease signature motif containing protein, coding for MVDSEAGARPPTVRECLDGAFASAVGAVGAVDAFRARAEAQRAELIELTRLAAVAAEGALVHPGVSSRAERREAAHRALVAELATVLRMSESHAAGLIEESRLLVNELPRTLAALRDAAISPEHARVILRAAAELPPEVRGRLDEEAAVLAADRTPPQLQRRLRTLRERLHPESLTERHRRCAGRRGVWLDGDSDGMATLLLHLPAPEAHGAFDRIDRAARSLHELPGEKRTIGQLRADVGAALLIDGETVGADRRATGTAVPVGIRPRVAVTVPVLTLLGRSDEPGILEGYGPIDPGTARRLAADAPSFTRILTHSETGTVLSVGRTSYRVPADLRRYLLHRDETCRFPGCTRAASAGDVDHGVEWQHGGRTDADNLAHLCRHHHRLRHTTTWQVEHRPAGVLHWTSPTGRRHVTHPARTDPPGGRAAPVGEPDAVKDEPPPF
- a CDS encoding copper resistance CopC family protein, whose protein sequence is MTLAHRKGGRLVLAATAIGLLGSVAVAAPASAHNYLVSTTPAADSTVTEQPGTMVLTTNDDLLVLGNDGAAAALRVVGPDGLYYGDGCVSVVGPEASMPLELGAAGAYEVTWQVVSTDGHPVSGQYGFDWQPGADVALAEGSESVPDCNGTVAVSDASAPTADEASTGSDPALLGDVLWIGGALVAVVAAVGITLLLLRRRPQS
- a CDS encoding DUF6578 domain-containing protein, translating into MIASSTCLIEVVRAGWEMDCCGAPLAVGGRVTWSLLGYPARSGRPEQYGEEHHDTSPNARPVTGTVRGIVGETVLGRIPAIGEGDVLVPDPSKRRLQRLASWDRSTGGATLRVALEIDADAELPPPWEPPATAQGARTPPPEVVAALHALLVRIHGAWGERVHIRSVDRGRKASIVPSTDGAGGLHWALGPENLVVNLGYDRVILPGDLDGVARLEVLADEVARGVVRQDPPITSQGVLLMPARRRRVPTSAW